In Rhodamnia argentea isolate NSW1041297 chromosome 1, ASM2092103v1, whole genome shotgun sequence, the genomic window CTTCTTACCATAAAGCAGTTCAAAAGGGCTCCTACCACCGAGAACTCGAGTAGGCATGCGATTAATTAAGTAAGTAGCCGTGATCACACAATCACCCCGGAAAGTCTCGGGAATGGAGGCTTGGAATTTTAGGGCACGAGCGACTTCAAGAATATGACGATGTTTCCTTTCAACAACACCGTTTTGTTGAGGGGTGTAAGTGCAAGTACTCTCATGTAAAATTCCATGGGAAGAGAAAAGATCTTCACGGTCATGATTGAAAAATTCTCTCCCGTTATCCGTTCGAATTTTTTGAACAGATTTtccgaattgattttttgataCTAAGAGAAAGAACTTCAATTTAGAAAAGACTTGATTCTTCGATTGCATAAGAAATACCCATGTAGCtcgggaaaaatcatcaacaatcGTAAGGAAAAATTTGGCCCCATCACGAGTCAGAGTGTGATATGGTCCCCAAACATCAACATGTATAAGGGCAAAAATACTCGTTGTGCGAGTATTGCTCGATGGAAAAGGAATTCTTGATTGTTTTGCTAGGGGGCAAATCTGACATTGAGGATAAGGATAAGAAGCACTATGCCCAAGACGCTGATGAAGAATGGAAACTTTATTATTGGAATTGCATAGTGATTGCATTTTATGGGAAatatgaggaaaaagaaaattctttggGAATGTAGTCCAGAAATATAGCCCTTCCGAAACTTTACCCAAGCCCATCGGTTTGCCCGTCGAAAGGTCCTGAAATAGACAGGTTATCGAATTGAAAATGACCCGATGGGAATTATCCTCACATgctctagaaatagaaatgagaTTGAATGTAAATTGTGGGACATAGAGGACGTTTCGAAGTGTAATGTGGGGACCGAGTTCAACTATGCCAATTTTTGTGACAGGAGTGGTGTTTCCATCTGGGAGTCGTACGAATGTGGATGAATCATGTTTTTCATAAACAGAGGAATATAGACTGTCATCGCAAATAATGTGATCACTAGCCCCCGAATCAATCACCCATGCACTACTCATAATTGAGTTCATCAAGCAATAGGAAATACCTGAGAAGCTAGCTTTTTTGTCATCCACTTCCATGAGTTTTAGAGCTCTCATTAGTTGCTGGTATTGTTCATAGATACCGATTGATTGACCCCGGCAACTTGATGTACCGTTGATTCCTttggccttttttcttttccacttgGTTTCCCATGGAGCTTCCAGCAAGTTTCCATTGTATGGTGTGGGCGCCTGCAAAAATCGCAATAtaatttccctttattttttttatttttgctatcTAACCATGTGGCAAAATTCTGGCCATCGGTTTTGGGGAAAAAATATGCCGATGTGGCATTGCGGGAACCGTCGGATCCGGCTAAGAACCGGATAAAACCTGAGCCGTCCGATTGCCCAGATGGATCGTGGCCTTCTGTGTGACTCGTCAGGCTTTTAGGTTTCCCATTGTGAAACCCGAAAGTgctcttcccttctctttcgTTCTGCAGCCTCTTGCTTGGTGCCCTCCGTCGCTGGTTTGTTTGAGCTCCGAGGATGACACCATCACTTCTCCTTTCGTGGTCTGAGGAAGCACATCTCTGGCTTTCCTCCTGGATTGCAAGTTGATATATTCGGCCGATAGATGGAGGCGGCTCCATTGCGAGGATCTGTGTCCGGAATGCCAGGTACTCATCATTGAGGATGAGTAGAAAACGCGTcgctttttccctttccttgatTTCCTTGTATTGCTTCAAGGTTGTTTCGGGACCATCGAGTTTCTCTTCAACCGCTTCTAGCTCATTCCAGAGCGCAGACAGCCTGTTGAAGCAGTCTTTAATTGACAAATTTCCTTGCTTCAATTCTGATAATTGCTTagtaattgcaaaaattctggCCCGATCGAGCTTCCCGTacatttcttttatgttttcccaCATCGTCCGAGAATCTTCCGTCGGGGGCAGACCGGCCGCGACTTCTGAACTTATGCAATTGCCAATCCAAGTGCGAACAAGTTGATTGCATTTGTTCCAGAGTTGAGCTTGGCGTTCGTCTACTAGAGTCGGAATAGTTCCGTCAAGGAACCCTTCTTTGTCTTTGGTTACGAGCGCCCTCCGGAGTTCCCTTGCCCATGTCGAGTAATTCTCTAAACTGGTGAGTTGCTGGGAAATCAGTTTGAGTTCTGGTCCATCTGCTGTACAGGTGTACAGGGGATCACCGGGTTCCGGGCGGCCAGTGATGACCGGGAAAGGAAACGGCGCGAATCCGGGTCGAGAAGTCGGGTAGGGGTTCCCACCCAAACCGGTGCTCCTCGGATCCACCGATTGACCCGAGGACGCTATTCCGGGTTGTGGTGCCGTGTATGGGCTCCAACTCGCATTTGCAATATTTGGGTCTGAGGCTTGTCCCGAGACAGGAATTTTTGCTCCAGATTCTATCCCGTCACTTGATTGTGGGCTTCCTTCTGGCTGGAAAACATAGTTCGCAAGCCCTTGTGGATAGATCATCTGCGGTAGTCCATAAACCCATGGGTTGTATGAACCATGAATCGGTACCCATTGTATAGGGTGCTGCGATGAAGCCTGGAAAGGCATCCACTGAACGGTTTGCGTGGACTGAGCCTGAACTTGTACTGAATCTTCTGTCCGCACTTCTTCAGTAAGTTGCTCCGACCGAGGGACATCTTCCAGGTTTGTGTTTCCTGTATTTTGATTCCCTTCGGTTGAAGTTGGATTTGTTGCCATGGTATCGATAAGGtagaaacggaaaaaaaaaaaaaaaggtttttcttGTGGCTTGATTATCTGGATGCTGATTTCCACGCCGGAGTGCTGACGCTGTTTTGCAGGTTAGATTTTGCAACAACAGATTAGGGGATGATGGCGAGGATTAGCACTTTAGAATCAAGGTTTGCGGAAGCTAGGTTTAGGATCGTGgagtgctctgataccatgtaacaaagatgaagaaggagaagattttCAATGTATTACTGGAATCACAATTGTATGTCTACATTTATAATACAAAAGGtgtatataaaaaaggaaagaataataagatcaatttaaatcaatttttgattcaCAATTCATCCCGGAATATCATGATTGATTCCTTGCAATCTGCTGCCTTTCCATGATTGACCGGGATTGGCAATCAATCCGCATATCTGTCAACACTACCTCGTCGACTTCGCCTGCTACaagcccgacccggcccgaatatGCACCCGCGAGACCTTCGTGGAGAGGTCAGCGCTCACCACCGCCTTCACTGAGGAGAACCTCGCTTTCCAGCGGCGGATCCTCGAGCGGTCCGGGCTCAGGCAGCGGACGTACCTGCCCGAGGCCGTGCTCCGGGTCCCGCCGAACCCGTGCATGGAGGAAGTGCGGGCGGAGGCCGAGACCGTCATGTTCGGGGCCGTCAACCAGCTGCTGGCCAAGACCGGGGTCAAGGCCAAGGACATAGGGATCCTCGTCGTGAACTGCAGCTTGTTCAACCCGACGCCGTCGCTGTCGGCAATGATCGTGAACCATTACAAGCTCAGAGGGAATGTTTTGAGCTACAATCTTGGTGGGATGGGTTGCAGCGCTGGATTGATTTCTATCGACCTTGCTAAGCAGTTATTACaggtttggtttctttttttctctctctctctctctctctctctctttttctatatttcAAAGTATAAGATTGATAATAGGAACTTCTTATGAACAACACCCTCAGTGTCATCCAAGCAAACAAGGAATGAAAACTTTCATCAACAAACGAAATGCTAAATATAATAAGCTGGGCAATAGGAATTTTGTTAGGTTCCCTACTAAATAGCAGTCCATTTTATGTTGATGGTGTGCCATGTAACTTAAAAACGTCTCATATAAAGTAGaatcatgacaaagaaaaaaaccagCTGTGCTTAGGTTGTGTAGACAGTAGAACCTCAggcatttttctttctctagttTCCGCTTTGGCTGGTTGGGAAGGGGGAGTTGGTGAGTGGTTCGAACTCGGAACCATTGAAACCTGGATGACGTCCAACAAATTGATCCACTGATGTGTCAATCCAGGATTCATTGTGCCACAAAATATGGGTCACCGGATCTAGGAAAGAGAGTTCTTGTCCTGTCCACATGTTCTTGCTTGCCATCCGCAATGAATTCACGAGATCGGTGGCTTAGGGTACCGACTTTTCTGTGAGCTTGAGCCTTAAATTGATCATCAACTCCCAACTGTATCTGTTCCTACCTACATATATAGCGATGAATGCAATAAGCAAGACAGAGTAACAAAGCCAATGGTATATTTGGCTTAACTAGCATTGAAATAGAACTTTTCGCATTTATGAATCCGATATATGACAACGGACATGGACATAAGCTTTGTACATTCTCAATATACTATCTGTTCTATCTACTAGGTGCAAAAGTTTGCAGGTTTTCTCCCTAGGGGTTTTGGTCTCATGAGAATGAACCTTCGGCCTAATCCTATTTCTTCTCTTGGAAATCAATCAATAGGTGCAACCTAACTCTTATGCCCTAGTGGTGAGCATGGAGAACATCACCCTCAACTGGTACTTCGGCAATGACCGGTCGATGCTCGTCTCGAACTGCCTTTTCCGGATGGGGGGTGCGGCGATCCTCCTCTCCAACCGGTCCTCCGACCGCTGCCGCTCCAAGTACCAGCTCATCCACACTGTGCGCACGCACAAGGGCTCGGATGACAAGAGCTACGGCTGCGTGTTCCAGCGAGAGGATGAGAAGGAGAAGATCGGTGTGTCGCTCTCCAAGGACTTGATGGCGGTCGCCGGGGAAGCACTGAAGACCAACATCACGACCCTCGGCCCTTTAGTGCTCCCGATGTCGGAGCAGCTCTTGTTCTTCACGACCTTGGTCGCGAGGAAGGTGTTCAAGATGAAGATTAGGCCGTACATTGCCGACTTCAAGCTGGCCTTCGAGCATTTTTGCATCCACGCTGGAGGCCGAGCTGTTCTCGACGAGATAGAGAAGAACCTTGAGCTCACCAATTGGCACATGGAGCCATCACGAATGACTCTATACCGATTCGGGAACACGTCGAGTAGCTCATTGTGGTACGAATTGGCCTATTCAGAGGCCAAAGGAAGGATTAGGAAAGGCGATAGGACATGGCAGATCGCTTTCGGGTCCGGATTCAAGTGCAACAGCGCAGTTTGGCAGGCGCTGAGGGCCGTCGACCAGGCAAAGGAGAAGAACCCATGGATGGACGAGATTCACGAGTTCCCCGTCCATGTTCCGAAAGCGGTGTCCATCGGATCTACCACAAAATAAGCGCATCGGTTGGTTTATTGCCAATATAGGGATTGATTCTGAAGGATGATTGGACCTTAATTATCTTTTTGCCTTTGTTTCATGCACAAGCATGATTCCAAATCTACTCAAGATTAAACTTTCCTTAGCCTGGAATGGGTTTCCGGAAGAATTGTGCATTTAGCTTTGTAATTGTCCATATGACCGGTCAAAGCAGGTTTTCTATAGCTGGATTACTTGAAGAAATTATTGGTGTAGATCACCTATATTCACCTATATTGAATAGTTAAATCGAGGCTTCGCACTCTATAAGGCTTTCTGATGTTGTGACCTCTCGAATCCTTACTTGTTTCAATGCACTAAACGAACGTCTGCTCTGCTAGCCTAGTAACCTAAATTTAATTCGAAAATCCAGAAGTTTCACAAGTCGACCGTGAGTTTATTTTGGTTGATTGGACGGCGGTCTCGATCTCGTTTTATTACATGGGACCAAAAAACCGATGGTGAACAAAAGGTCCGAACCGCACACGCCACCCACTATACATTAACGTTAAATACTCAACGAGAAAATATTCCACGCCATCGCTAGGGTTCAGATCTGTTCTTTTCTccaataagataaaataaacgCATGTTCAATTCcgttgtgattaaaaaaaaagatttatttcGGTCTGAATGACGAGAAAATAAGAGTGTTGGAAAAGCAAAGTCCAGAAAATTGGAAATTAGACGATAATTCAAGGAAAACAGTAGAATTAATACTAGACTGGagcgacaaaaagaaaatttgaaaaaaaattttttgaaacagtgatgctgaaattaaattaaatcacaaTGAATTTTAAAGGATTTGAAGGAAAAACACTAGAAACCGGAAATAAGTTTCATTAGAACTACAATAACTTGAAAGTTATAGGTTTACTCTCAAAGAGTGACAAACACAACACTGGTATTCACAATGAACATTACGAACAACAAATTTGATCTCAAAACTAAAGCTGAAATTTTTTCGCACGTCTTCTTATTACGTGTCCACTCCTGTTGTTAGgagaaattatccaatcaaCCCTAAAATTACTATtcggatgccaattcagtcttaaactttagaattttgtcaatttagtattGAACCTTTATTCAAAAGTTCCAATATAGTTTTTCCAGCTAATTCTCGCAGGGAATTGCTAACGCGTCAATATGACCCATAGGGCGGCTATCGATGACTAGCCATGCCAGCGATTTCTACAAAAATAGAATGgaatgattacattgaaatttcacacaaggtttatgacaaaattgataaaattgaaaattttagtactaaattggtatTCGTACAATACGTTTATGAATAATTAAGTAATTTTCTCTCTGTTGTGCTTATGGAGTTTCCTTCAACATGAAATTTACGTGAAATCCTTACCTGTGGATGAAGGTGGGTTGGTATGTTTGGAGGAACCAATAATAGTTTTAATAATATCATAAGAATATTAATAAGTTATTTGGATAGCATTATATACGGGAAGGGTCTGACGTTCCCTTTTTAAGTAAGTAGGGTTTAGTTTGTTGGAGAGTCCTCAACCTCATTAATAATGTCAacaggtaaaaaaaatagtaagcACTAAAAGTTGAAATAGTAGTTGATAGGTCCATACATTACAATAGCTGACCCACATTAGCAGTATAAGCAATATTATAAATTTATGGTAATGAAGTACTTGGTAGTGGTAGGAAAGTAGTTCCTAATATGGTTTTTCTTGACTGAGTGCATTGTTACAATTGTTAAACATGCTTAGGAAATAATCTAATTTTAAAATTGCGATTGTGCATATCGCGAGAACAATCGATACTTTGAAAATTAGAATATTTCCTTTTCATATGTGATCcatggatttttaatttgttcaatatggtccatcaACTTTAAATCCATTCAATGTGAATCGTGGGCTTTCGGTATATATTCAATATGGTTCCTGAATCGTATCAAAATGTTCAATAGAGTCATTCCTTTAATTTAAGATTAGGGAcgacattaaacattttcatatagtgaATTTCTTAAGGCGTCATGCTTCAAAGAATACATCGGGAATACTTGTTAACCAGCTAAGGAAATATCGCAATTTGTAACACATTGGCTGTTTAGATGAAGCGTATAAGCATTATTTTGAAGattgtaatatttttataaattatgtTTAACACTTGCATACTTTTTAACAAGATCCTTATTATTATGTTGCGAAGATAATATAGAGTACGTAAAGGGGAAAAACTATAAGCTGTTGCTGAACATAATAGCATGAAGTAGTGCAATTGCAACCCCTATTTGaagttcacaaaaaataagaaataacaGTGTTATAAATCTAGGATGGGCAGTGCACCAGAATATATTAACAAATACTCCTAAAGATTAGTCAACAGTTTTATAAATGCTGAACCAGAGTTTGGTAAGCAAGTTAACACTAGTTGTCTTTCTCTCTGAGTGATCAAAATTGCTGGTATGACTCATGAACCAATTCATTGATTGgatgaacaaataaaaagaaaaggcagttGTTTGGTCAACGAGCTTCTTCTTTGGACATCAAAGGGTCAACAGACATTAAGATCTGGACATGTCATAGGTTTCTTGCTGGCTGATATGCGCAGATAGGTTTAGTGAGAATTCTTGAGCAATTCgcctttttaaagaaaaaaagaaggaaaggtaGGTAGGCTAAGTGAGAAAATAATCTTAAGGAATTGTATAAGGTTTTAGTGCTGTACTTGGGTCTTCAAACCACTATTATTTAAGTGTTTAATCACCACCAGACAAAACACCCCATCATATTTTCTAGTTGATAAAAAACTTGCATGTCAATATACATCATGTAGCAAACCATTAGTTCACATGTTAGAAATTAAAACGCAAGGTTAATTTTCATTGGTAACATAGAAGAACATAGAAGTTATTGGTTCGCCTCAGAGCCTCAGCAATGTATCTACTATGCGAATTTCTTACGACCTGAGCTATCGTTACCTCACGGGGTGGATTAAGCCCTATAAATATATGCAAACCGCCATGTTCGCATGTATCGAATAAGGCTTCATTTTTAAGATGACGGATATGATCTACAAGGTAAGTATGAAGAGGAGACACTGCTATTCGAATCAAGATTTGCTGCATTCCAACCCAAAAGTCGATTACTCGATCAAATAAATAGGTGATCATGATTCTAGTGAAAGATAATTATCACTCAGGTGACTCCTAACAATAATCCCTTGAGGGTAACTTTTGGAGTCATCGCGTGAATGCAAAACAGACAAGATCCGTGCAGCTGGATGTTGACTTTGTAGTTGTTCTTCTATCGAAAAAATGGGCATGAATCATCGCACGGAATGGATGCTCACAGCGGCACGAGTTTGTACAACCGCTTTGCATGCCTAACTTGCGGAAAATAATACCTCCATAGTCCATGAATGTCTGCTTCTACCAATAAGTTTGGTAACAGGAATTTTATTATGTTCACTTTTGAATATCAAGCTATTTTATATCGATAGTGTGTCAtgtaatttgaaaaacatttcataaaaattcaaatcctGACAAGAAAAAATCTAACTTTATTGAGGTTGTGCAGATAGATAATAAAACTTCAGGTCACCGGACTTAGGAAAGAGAGTTCTTGTTCTGTCCACATGTTCTTGCTTGCCCTCAGCAATAGTagggaaaattgaattttggtctcatgaaaatgaaatttcggCCTAATCTAATTACTTCTTTTATGAATCAATCACTAGGTACACCCTAACTCTTGTGAGTATCGAGAACACCATCCTCAACTGTTACTTCGGCGACGATCGGTTGATGCTCGTCTCCAACTGCATCTTCCGGATGTGCGGCATGGCGATCCTCCACTCCAACCGGTCCTCTGATCCCCGTAGCTCCAAGTACCAGCTCATCCACACTGTGCACACCCCGCAAAGGCTCGGATGACAAGATTGTGCGTGTCGTTCTCTGAGGACTTGATGGCGGTCGCCGGGGAGCCCTACAGACCAACATCACGACCCTCGGTCCGTTAGTGCTCCCAACGTCGAAGCAGCTCCTGTTCTTCACGATCTTGATTAGGCCGTACTTTCCCAACTTCAAGCTGGCCTTCGAGCATTTTTACATCCTCGCTAGAGGCCGAGCTGTTCTCGACGAGACTAAGAAGAACCTCGAGCTCACCGATTGGCACATGGAACCACCACGAATGACTCTATACCGATTCGGGAACACGTTAGAATAGCTCATTGTGGAACGAGGCCAAAGGAAGGATTAGGCAAGGGGAGGGGACATGGCAGATCGCCCTCGGGTCTGAATTCAAGCGCAACAGAGTAGTTTAGCGGGCGCTGAGGACAGTCGACCCAACGAAGGAAATGAACCTGTGGATGGACGATAGTCACGAGTTCCCGTCCATGTTCCGAAAGGGATGTCCACAGGATCTACCGTGAAACAAGCACATTGGTCGGAATTTTGCCGATATAGGCGAGGTTGACGCCTACCTGTAAACCGAAATACCATTAGcataatttagatttgcattttaTTTAAATCATGCATCACATAGCATAATTTATGTTCACATTTTATTTAAGCCATGCATCACATGTAAGTGACATGATCTTAACACGGCGTTACCACAGAGCTTTGGCCAGTCATATCCATAGGAGGAGTTCATCGAATAATCCTTGAGCGTAATTCAAACTCGACCTAATGGAGGTTACAAATACCCGCTCTTGGAACGAGCAAGAAAAGAGGAGGGATGTGCAGTAAATTTTCGAGAAAAGGGCAAAGCTCTCTTTCTCGGcggcaaaaagagaaaaattccaGACACGAATGCGCATATGTTAACCGTTGCATCGACCCGTGACCATTAGCTTGCGTTATTGATAATTTGATAAGCAAAGCCGGTAAAGTTCGCTCAAATCCGAATCCGTCAACATATTCAGTGggatccaccttcactcaaaagtttaaaagcTTAAAGCAATGACTATCCTaaacatcaattctccgatatgagacttctctaacacaacttacacgtgCATATTGACAATCTCCCCACAGGTGTATCCTAACAAATTCTaggtgacatttttttattttattttttcaaaacacTGGTTCCTTCATGTATTTCTCAGTTCACTCCTTGTAAACCAGAGTCTCCTTCACTTGTTATCGATTTGATTTTACCGTGCTATTTTGTGCATTCTATGTGGCTTAATGGTGATTGGCCATGGTTCCCGGCGACAAATATGGATTTCAAACCATTAATACGCATGACCATTTTTCACGATGATGGAGGTGGTCGGAAGGGATGGTTTATGGCGGTGGAAGTGAGGACTAACGGCGGTGACCGTAGGTGATGGTTGCGATTCAGCGAAAGCCAGGAGCAGCCGGAGAGGGAGCTTGGTCGGGGTCGCTTGTTCTTGGCTAGcttgaagaagacgacgacgatgaagTGGGTGAAGTGGCCCAAACGACAATAGCAAAATTGGGCTTAGTTAGGCTTGGTCAACTTTGGGCCTGAATAGGTTTAGTGGGTTTGAGTTTTATTTGGGTTGATGAGTCTGGGCTTGATTCTGGTCTAGAGGATCTGGACTTGCTCGGTCTAGGTAAGTTTGGGCCGGTTTCGATTTAGATTAACTTGGGCCTAATTCGATTTTATTAGGTTGGGCTTCATCTGGCTTTGTTTTGAATATGATTGAGATAGGGGCCCAATCTGAGTCCACAACAGCCAATATTCAGACTGGGCTCAAGGACCCAGCCCCGCAGCCCGGATCCCTCTTTTtcgtaattaaaaaattaatataaagtTAACCAAGAATTTAAAAGtgataaaatcagaaaatagcttagaaataataatttatttttttaacccttGAAATAACCATTCATTAAGGTGTTAAATTTTAGCACTAGAATTAGCTTAATTTTCTTTGGTTAGCATGCATCTAGTTTAAAGATTTTAGAGAGCAATGTCGATATGAGTTTAGCATATTAATCTTTTAGGGAAGAAGTTGGACTTAATTTGAATTTGGCTTCATCGAGTTTACTCTCATGCACTTTACATTTATTGTATGTTTGTGATTATTTTACTTTTGCTAATCGTGTACTCATGCATGGACATCATTCAGTGGCCTAGGTTAATAAAATGATCAAAGATCCTCCAAATCATTTATATGACAAACCAATCAAGTTAGGATATCGAAAGAGCATTAATTAGACAATTAGTGTAATCCAGTCAATCTCTAGTTTCAAGTTAGCTTCAATCATTATGTACCgaacaaaagcaaaaacctCTGTAACAATTAGACGGTTGTAAAAAGTCATAGCAAACCCAGTAGTTACTTGTACTTTGTGTAGGAGGTGAGGTATATTTCCGTACCTCACTTGGCtgctagccgaccccaataagCTAGTGACAACTCCTATATAGGATTGGAATTcttggataaatttattctaattaTCTTATTCAAGTTCAATGGTAGTGGACTACTAAACAGGAACGAAGGTTCCTCTTGCGAGGCAATGGCTCACGTTTAGTGCAAGCTCTCTCAAACCTTACCGATCGCAACTTGGTACTCAATTTAATTATGCAATCTATCTTATCATTTGGAGCCGCTACTAATGGGTTACAGGTCAATTAAATACCCAATCACCCAAGTAAAATGGGGAAGTGCATTTTACTCATAACAACCAAAGATTCAATGtattcgggaacttggttatgCTAGATTAATCAAACATATTTTTGGTGTATTTTCTCAAGTTTTGATCAATTTATCCTATGCCACTAATGCACCCTACATAATCAGCCATTGCAGTTAGTGGCTTAGGATTAAAACTTGCCCAAACTGTCTGctaaatattattgaaattgaagagaaaatgTACTAAAAGGATGTCTGATTGATATAGCGTAACCAAATTTCATATCCATGAACCTCTGATTTGCAGAAGTAAGATGTTTTTCCACATTTTACTTGGGATACTTTTATCAATCTACAAGAAATTAGTGGCAACTCCTAATTGAATTAAATTGTATGTGAATTTGATTGATCAAAACCCAAAAGTGATATTGACTTGAAAGAATCCGAGCTAAGTCTTCGGCCGAGTAATCCATTAATTTCCTTTCGTGGATTCATCTTAGGGAAGGGCACGACACATAGCCATAGCACTCAACATTTAGGTTCCTCGTGATCCTAAGACGAATGGGGACATTGGGAAACCTCATCTATCCATAGAGTTCTCAATCCGATTCCTCACTCATTCTTTCCCTCATTTATCGGTTTCCTTCTTTATAAGCATAGTTTCTTAGCAACACTTTTCCCGCGGAGCTCGCTTGTCAAGATATATAAACCTGTTTTTCACTTCATATTCAAACTTTGGGAGCAAACTATTATTCCTGTAATCTCAAACGGTTTGTTTTCCACGTCATCAACGTGGGGCCCTTGTCGTCCAATGGTTGCCACACACTAGCTGGACACGTGTACCAGATTACACATGGTAAAACTCCTCGTCTCTCCGTTGGTGTTTGACCTAATGTTAATTAATGGGATGACCGTGCTGACCACACATTTGGTATGTGCCATAAATATTACAGATGAGTATGGGGTCAAGATGAAATAGCTCCTCTACGTTCACCACGCACTCTCTTTAAATTCACCCCCAAACGCTCCCCAATCTTCCCCATCCATTGCTAATAAGTTCTcgtctttttttattcttcaggAAACCCCACTGAAGAAGACACACATGCAAGAGCAACCCCAGAAGTTGAAGCTGAAAAATCTCGTCCTTCTGCAGAAATGGCCGTCTCAG contains:
- the LOC115748785 gene encoding 3-ketoacyl-CoA synthase 11-like, encoding MADQQEQIGRPNPDQTVPVSVEPRSQDSNGPSSHNLPNLLLSVRLKYVKLGYHYLISNAMFLLLVPLLGISSPHLSTLTARDLAQLWDQLRFNLVTVVLCSTLMVFLVTLYFMTRPRKVYLVDFACYKPDPARICTRETFVERSALTTAFTEENLAFQRRILERSGLRQRTYLPEAVLRVPPNPCMEEVRAEAETVMFGAVNQLLAKTGVKAKDIGILVVNCSLFNPTPSLSAMIVNHYKLRGNVLSYNLGGMGCSAGLISIDLAKQLLQVQPNSYALVVSMENITLNWYFGNDRSMLVSNCLFRMGGAAILLSNRSSDRCRSKYQLIHTVRTHKGSDDKSYGCVFQREDEKEKIGVSLSKDLMAVAGEALKTNITTLGPLVLPMSEQLLFFTTLVARKVFKMKIRPYIADFKLAFEHFCIHAGGRAVLDEIEKNLELTNWHMEPSRMTLYRFGNTSSSSLWYELAYSEAKGRIRKGDRTWQIAFGSGFKCNSAVWQALRAVDQAKEKNPWMDEIHEFPVHVPKAVSIGSTTK